The genome window GGATTTAAAAAAGGTATCGGGTGGGCTAATTATTTAGGAGTAGAAGTAAGATGGTACCGAGGGTTTGAATATCTAGAAAGCCATGAAGAGAAAGTGCGAGCTACTTTTGAGACAATGAAGAGAGCTAACTATTTAATTCTTTAGATGTAATTTTTACTGTGCATGCAAAAACTCTCGACAACTATAAAAAAATCCTGAAAATTGATTTTTTAATTTTGTTGTAAGATTAAGAGGTTAGCATGACGGCAATGAGTTTTGAAGATGCACTAAAATCATGTGGAAAACCCAAGCCATCAATTTTACTTGGTAATGGTTTTTCAATCGCTCAGTCAGCTGGAAAGTTTAGTTATTCAAATTTACGTGAAAAATGTCGCTTTGAAAGTAAGCCGTTAGAAGAGCTCTTTGTTAAGTTGGACACTAACGATTTTGAAGAGGTGCTTAGTCATATACAATCTGCATTATTGGTTGCAGAACATTATGATTTCAAAGAGATAGGTGAAAAACTGAAGACAGAAGCCAAGGCTCTTCGGGAAGGGCTAATTTCTGCTATCAAAGAAGTTCACCCCACAGATTATACTGCAATTGAAGATGGGGAAATAGAAAACTGTTCAGCATTTATTGATTTATTTTCAACTGTTTTTACTTTGAACTATGATTTGCTTTTATATTGGGTCAATCAAGCAAAGAAACCGCATCGTGATGGTTTTGGACTGGGCGATGTGGAAAATTTCTGTCGGCCATTTAGCCCTGATGGGCATTGCAGCATTTACAACTTACATGGCGGACTTCATCTTTTTAAAAAGTCACAAAAAGAAGTGGAAAAAGCTATTAGTAGTGGGGGAATGAACCTTATCGAAACTATTTCACATGTAGTTAACGAACGGGGACAGCTTCCAATCTTCGTCTCTGAAGGTTCGTCAGATGTTAAATTTGATACAATAATGACGAATAAGTATTTAAAGCATTGTTACATGAAGTTATGGAATCTTTCTGGCCCACTTTTTATCTATGGGCACTCAGCAGATAAACGTGATGAGCATATTTATAATGCAATCTTTAATGATAAGTCTGAAGTAGATAAGCTCTTTGTTTGTGTTCATGAGCCTGATAAGCAATTAGATCAAATTACTGAGATGCTGACTCCCTATATTGAGAGAAATTCTGCACGTTCTAAACAGCCTGTTTCTGTTGAATATGTTGATTCTGCTACGGTGCCAGTGTGGAAATAAAAGAATAAATGACGTAGGGAAAAACGCTTTATGTAGCTACTCCCTGATTAGAATCAGGCCAGAACTGTTGGAAGCGCGTCCAAAGCTGATTGCTTAAATTTCGATAGCCATCATGATGAGGATGATAAATTAGGACACGATGATGCTTTAGATCAAAAGGGATATCGTCAATAGATCTTGCGATTGGAATAACAACCTTACCTAGTGTATGAGCAATTCCTGTTT of Halodesulfovibrio sp. contains these proteins:
- a CDS encoding DUF4917 family protein, encoding MTAMSFEDALKSCGKPKPSILLGNGFSIAQSAGKFSYSNLREKCRFESKPLEELFVKLDTNDFEEVLSHIQSALLVAEHYDFKEIGEKLKTEAKALREGLISAIKEVHPTDYTAIEDGEIENCSAFIDLFSTVFTLNYDLLLYWVNQAKKPHRDGFGLGDVENFCRPFSPDGHCSIYNLHGGLHLFKKSQKEVEKAISSGGMNLIETISHVVNERGQLPIFVSEGSSDVKFDTIMTNKYLKHCYMKLWNLSGPLFIYGHSADKRDEHIYNAIFNDKSEVDKLFVCVHEPDKQLDQITEMLTPYIERNSARSKQPVSVEYVDSATVPVWK